A portion of the Carya illinoinensis cultivar Pawnee chromosome 11, C.illinoinensisPawnee_v1, whole genome shotgun sequence genome contains these proteins:
- the LOC122280901 gene encoding LOB domain-containing protein 25-like, whose amino-acid sequence MASSSSYNSPCAACKFLRRKCMPGCIFAPYFPPEEPQKFANVHKIFGASNVTKLLNELLPHQREDAVNSLAYEAEARVRDPVYGCVGAISFLQRQVQRLQKELEEANTDLIRYACNEIPTALPPHPEVNLVQPNMAPARSRPVVPSSRIIGNEGGSGFYQPQHAVSLPYPLPWDDTSPEGNINTGGQDGSM is encoded by the coding sequence ATGGCTTCATCCAGCTCCTACAATTCTCCTTGCGCTGCCTGCAAGTTCTTAAGGAGAAAATGCATGCCAGGTTGCATCTTTGCACCCTACTTCCCACCAGAGGAACCCCAAAAATTTGCCAATGTTCACAAGATCTTTGGTGCAAGCAATGTGACTAAGCTCCTTAATGAGCTTCTCCCTCACCAGAGAGAGGATGCAGTTAACTCTCTCGCCTACGAGGCTGAGGCACGAGTAAGAGACCCCGTTTATGGCTGTGTTGGTGCCATCTCATTCCTTCAAAGACAAGTCCAAAGGCTCCAGAAGGAACTTGAAGAAGCCAATACTGATTTGATACGTTATGCTTGCAATGAGATTCCAACGGCTTTGCCTCCACATCCCGAGGTAAATCTAGTTCAACCAAATATGGCTCCAGCTCGTTCAAGACCAGTTGTGCCTAGCAGTAGAATAATTGGTAATGAAGGAGGATCAGGGTTTTATCAACCACAGCATGCTGTGTCTCTCCCTTACCCTCTTCCATGGGATGACACTTCCCCAGAAGGAAATATCAACACAGGAGGCCAGGACGGAAGTATGTGA